ATGGGTGGAACCCGCGCCTTGCTGCGCGGTCTCCGAGAGTCCGTATTCGCCTTTCCGGAAAGCGGCGTCCGCATTCTCGTCATCGGCGGCGGCGAGGCGTGCCGGTTTCTTCTTCACGAGGTCCGCCGGAACCGCCAATGGAATTTGCGACCCGTCGCGATTCTCGACGACGACCGGCGAAAGCATGGAAAATCGATTCTCGGAATTCCGATCGTCGGCTCCCAAGAGGAAATGCCCCGGATCCTGGCTGAAAAGAAAGTGGACCAAATCGTCATCGCCATTCCGTCCGCAAAGCCGTCGGAGCGTTCCGCGATCGAACAACGCTGCGCGCTGACCGGTCTTCCGCACGTGACGATGCAATCGCTCGAAGAGACGTTGATCCACCAGATGTCGCAACGCTGAGGGTTCTTAGAATGAGCCTTTTTCAACGGCCGGCTAAGCGCTCGCCCTGGGCAATTCGGGTTCCTCGGCGTCTTCCGTCTCGGTCTTATAGGAATAGTAACCGTATTTGTAGTACTGATAATTTCCGTACGTCGATTTGGCGATGTCGACATCGTTGAGAACGGCTCCCAATACCTCGGCGCGAACGGCTTTGATCTGATCCAGGGCGAAAATGACCGCTTTTCGGTGCGTATGCGCCGCGCGCACGATCATGACGACGCCGTCCACCGCTTGGGACACCACTACGGCATCGGTCACCGGCGCCACGGGCGAGGAATCGACGATCACCCGGTCGTACATTTGGGCCAGGCGGTCCAGAAGCTGCCGCAATTCCTTGGATCCCAAGAGCTCCGCGGGGTTGGGAGGGATGCTCCCCGCAACCAGATAATCGAGATCCTTGATTTCGCTCTTTTGTACGGCCTTTTCGAGCGTAAGTTCACCCAGGAGAACATTGGTGACGCCCATACGGCTGGGTGCATTGAAATTGTGATGAAGTTTGGGACGGCGAAGGTCCAGATCGATGATCACGGTGCGTTCACCCGTCTGAGCCAACGTAATTCCCAAGTTAATCGCCGTAACGGTCTTTCCTTCTCCGGGACCGGTGGATACGATCAGGATCTTTTTCAGGCCTTTCGTCGCGGAAAGAAACAGAATGTTCGTACGAAGTGTCCGGTAAAACTCGGAAACCGTCACCGTGGGCTCCCGGAACGGAACAAACGCTATCTCCCCGTCCTTTCCGTTACCATTTGCCCCCGCGCCAAAGCGTGGGATCAGCCCCAAAACCGTGAGTTTAAGGTATCGTTCGACATCTTCGTGCGTTTTGATCGTGTCGTCCAAATATTCGAGGGCCAGCGCGAGTCCGATTCCGCCCAAGAGACCGATAATTACGGCCAGCAGCAGGTTTGTCTTGACGTCGGGACGGATGGGACTGCCCGGTTCGACGGCTCGGTCGACGATCCGGATGTTGTTACTCCGCACCAAACCGGAGAGATCCGCCTCTTTGATTTTCTTTTGAAGCGTCTCAAAGAGCTGCTGATTCGTATTCGTGATCACCTGAATGTCGGCCAGTTTTCGATTGACCTCATCGATCCGAAGCGCTTCCATCTTTTGCTTCTCCAGCGCCTCGGAAATCGAATCTTCCTCCGCTTTCGCCAGAAGAAACTTGGTCTTCAGCCGGCTCACCTCGTTGGCCACTTCCTGGCGGATCAACCTTTCGATTTCAGTTACCTGGGCGTTCAGCTTGATCATGCTGGGGTGCTTTTCACCGTACCGATAGATCAGCTTGCTCCGCTCGCTTCGAAGATCGGCTAAATCGTGCTTCAGTTTCGTGAGAAGGTCGCTGGAAACCACGCCCAGAAGGTCTTCCGCACGCGTCGACTGTTTCACCAGCTCGCTCAATTTTCGATATTGGGCCTCCAGCTCGATCCGTTTGCTCTTGAGGGTGTTCAGAGATTCCGTCAACGCCACAAGATTTGCCTTGGCCACGTTCTCCCCATCCTGAAGCGAAACGACCTTGTACTCCTCTTTGTACTTTTGAAGCTCCTGCTCCTGCTGTTTTTTCTCGGCTTGGATCTCTTTGAGCCGTTGGTTCAGCCACTCCACGGCCTGCGTGATCCCCAAAAGTTTTTGGGAAAGGTTTTCGTCGACATAGACCTCCGCGATCAGGTTGGCGAGGGTTTGGGCCCGCTTCGGTTCGTTGTCGTCGAAATAGACTTGCGCCAAACGGCTTTTATCGTCCGAGCCGATCGATATTCCGTTCTGCAAATGGCTCGTCAATTGATCCGCCGACATCCCTTTGACCAATCCCTTTTCAATCCCTCTGGCCGCGACTTTGCTCAGAAGCGCGCGGCTCTTCAGGATCTGATACTGGGTTTCGTAGTACTTGAGCGCCGACCACCAGCCGTACGGCGAGACATTGACGACATCCTGGAAGAACGCGACGTCCGGAGTTTCGGCTCCGATCTCGATGACCGTTACCGCCCGGTAGACACGCGCCTGCCGCATCGTCACGAGCGTCACGATCACGAACACGGACACCAGAAAGAGACCGGCGACTTTGCGCCGCTTCCAGATCTGGTGAAGGTATTCTTTGACCGGAAGATCGGGCATTAGAAGAAACTCTCCGGGACGACGATCACGTCATCCGCTTTCAGCATCACGTTTTTTTCCTCGTTCTTGAGGATTCGGTCGAGACGCACGTTGATCTTCGTTTCTCCCTTCTCCTCTTGCCGGAGAATGTAGGTCGATTTGGTCGACGCTTCTGGGGTCGGGCCTCCGGCCAGGGTCACGGCCTGCAAAATGCTCAAATTGTCCTCGTATTTCACCGGACCCGGCCGGGCCACGTTGCCCAGAACAAAAATCTCGTTCGCCTTCGGCACGTTCAAAATGTCTCCGTCTTCCAGAACGAGATTCTCCGTGAAATCCCCCTCGTGCACCAACCGATAATAGTCGATCACCGTCGGCTTAATCGAGGGGGAAGAGAGGGCCTCCTTTACCACGACCGCCGGAACTTGATCTCCGGTTTCCCCGGTCTTCTTGTTGGATTCAGCGGGGGCCTGTTTTTGACTCGAATTCTTCAGAGCGCCTTTAAGAAGGAGGATTCGCTTTCCGCCTTCGGCCGCGATTCCTCCCGCCTTTGAAATCAGATCGAGGACTTTCGTCTCCTCCTTGAGAACATATGTTCCGGGATTCTTTACCGCCCCCAAGACCATGACTCTTTGGCTCTGATAATCGCGGACTTCCACGTTTACCTGGGGATCGGCGAGATAGCCATCCCGAAGGCGTTCGGTCAGCATTTTCCCGAGTTCTTCCGTGGTTTTTCCTTTGACTTCGATCTTACGTAAATAAGGGTAGTCGATTTTTCCGTCCGTGCCGACGCGAAAATTTCCGGAAAACTCGGCTTCCCCCAATACTTTGACGTCGAGAACGTCTCCGATACCGACCCGATAGTCGTTCTCCGACGCCAGCAGACCGCCGCAAAAAGCGATAGCGAAAAACGCGAGCGCGCGCAGGTTGCGATTTGTTCTAATAATAGACACTGATCCCCACGTTCACGCGGTGTTTCAAAAAACTCGCGCTGTTGCTCCCGGTCAGCGGATCCACGGCGTTGGAATCCCGGTAGTCCAATTGGTACTCGGTTTTCAAATGCATCCATGCGAACAGTTCGAAGGTCAGACCCGCAAGTCCTTGGATCACGGAGTCGGCGCGCGTGGAG
This window of the Bdellovibrionota bacterium genome carries:
- a CDS encoding polysaccharide biosynthesis tyrosine autokinase, whose translation is MPDLPVKEYLHQIWKRRKVAGLFLVSVFVIVTLVTMRQARVYRAVTVIEIGAETPDVAFFQDVVNVSPYGWWSALKYYETQYQILKSRALLSKVAARGIEKGLVKGMSADQLTSHLQNGISIGSDDKSRLAQVYFDDNEPKRAQTLANLIAEVYVDENLSQKLLGITQAVEWLNQRLKEIQAEKKQQEQELQKYKEEYKVVSLQDGENVAKANLVALTESLNTLKSKRIELEAQYRKLSELVKQSTRAEDLLGVVSSDLLTKLKHDLADLRSERSKLIYRYGEKHPSMIKLNAQVTEIERLIRQEVANEVSRLKTKFLLAKAEEDSISEALEKQKMEALRIDEVNRKLADIQVITNTNQQLFETLQKKIKEADLSGLVRSNNIRIVDRAVEPGSPIRPDVKTNLLLAVIIGLLGGIGLALALEYLDDTIKTHEDVERYLKLTVLGLIPRFGAGANGNGKDGEIAFVPFREPTVTVSEFYRTLRTNILFLSATKGLKKILIVSTGPGEGKTVTAINLGITLAQTGERTVIIDLDLRRPKLHHNFNAPSRMGVTNVLLGELTLEKAVQKSEIKDLDYLVAGSIPPNPAELLGSKELRQLLDRLAQMYDRVIVDSSPVAPVTDAVVVSQAVDGVVMIVRAAHTHRKAVIFALDQIKAVRAEVLGAVLNDVDIAKSTYGNYQYYKYGYYSYKTETEDAEEPELPRASA
- a CDS encoding polysaccharide biosynthesis/export family protein is translated as MSIIRTNRNLRALAFFAIAFCGGLLASENDYRVGIGDVLDVKVLGEAEFSGNFRVGTDGKIDYPYLRKIEVKGKTTEELGKMLTERLRDGYLADPQVNVEVRDYQSQRVMVLGAVKNPGTYVLKEETKVLDLISKAGGIAAEGGKRILLLKGALKNSSQKQAPAESNKKTGETGDQVPAVVVKEALSSPSIKPTVIDYYRLVHEGDFTENLVLEDGDILNVPKANEIFVLGNVARPGPVKYEDNLSILQAVTLAGGPTPEASTKSTYILRQEEKGETKINVRLDRILKNEEKNVMLKADDVIVVPESFF